Part of the Eleginops maclovinus isolate JMC-PN-2008 ecotype Puerto Natales chromosome 3, JC_Emac_rtc_rv5, whole genome shotgun sequence genome is shown below.
TGTAGGTGCAGAAGCCATTTCTCACTGGAGACTGGATTATTACTGTATGCAGCTGAGGTAAAAGCATAGACACTCCTCCATTATTATATAAGTGGTTAGTgactcataatttacaaataGATACAAAGCAACACAGCTCTAACATGCAAGCAGTTCATATTCAAACagctacaacataaaatacgttaaaataaaatgtcttcattttaaatatctaCTGTATAAAGAGTTGACGCAACCCAAAAAGCTCAAATCTTAAATGCAATTGTTTCTGAGAGGGAACCAGTGCAGCTTTTAcccaatttaaaatgtaaacaacacactgcattgatatgatgttatttttattagtgTTTGCAAACATGAGGATATAAGTTCGTAAGAGAAAGGTATTTATGTGTACACCAGGTCAACAAGGTCAGTAATATGTATTGATAACCATGATTAAATATTGATATTCTGTTAACAACACACCTATGATACAGTACGTAAATACACTCatgttaattcattttaaagtgtgtcTCCCTGTCctgctacacacacaaataaatgtaattaattggTCAAAAAAAGCCAAATGCACAATGAACAAGGTCAAGGATTAATCAGACTGACAACAGAAAtagcttttttccccaaaaatgtctACGGattatatctttatatttttgcttCGATAATCATCTTGTAGTAATCCTCCCTTCTCTGCTGTTCATACCCTTACAACTTTACtctgagtgcacacacactgccacatTCTTGTGCCTTTCCCAGTAGTGACAGTCTTCTGGGAAGCTCCACGCAGCTGCGGACTCCTTGTGGCGACTGACTGCGTGAACAACAAACCCACACAGCTGCTTCTCCAACACTTCCACCACCGCCGGGGCGTTCCCCTTCTTCCCCTGGCCCTCCATCACCTGCTGGATGCAGTCCCGAGGCACCGGCTGTGGTTTGGTGCTGTATGACACCACCAGGTTGATGTTGTTCACCTGCAGCACTTCGAACCAGTTCTGCCCCGCCACGTGGTGGAAATGCTCCCCTGCTCTCCAGTTCCGGTAGGTGCTTCCTGAGTGGTTGATGAGCCGCACAGACCAGCTAACCCAATCATACTTCTTGACCAAGAACTCAAGAAGCTGCTGAGTTGTATCTTGCAGATTATCGTCTTTCTTCTCTTGCAGGAGGTGTTTGGCGTCTAATTTTGCTTGCTCGGGGAAAGCAGCAATGCATGACTCGATGGTTGTCTTCATCCTGGTCTCTACTTCTTGAATTTTGCTGTTCCACTCTTGGATTTTGTCGTCTTCTTCCTCTTGGCGCTGGGTTAAGGCACAGTGGCCCAGCAGAGCGATCAGGCCCAAACAGATGAGCTCCTTCATCCGGACACAGAAATCTTCCAGGAGACGACGGTTCCTCGCTACATACCTGGAAAACAAAGAaccatttacatgtatgttTTATGGTTCTCCAATCCAGAGAAACCTTTAGTGTCAATAGGCGAAGATAAGAACCGCAATTAATCCAAAACTGCATAAAATATAACTATGTACCTTTCCACTAACTCTAAAATGGATTCGCCAAAGCTGTTTGTCCCCATCAGAGCATCATACAGCACAAACAGGTTCTTCTCTCCTCCAGTTTTGGCAAAATGCTCCACAAAAAGTCTGGTCTTCACCTCCCTGAACTGTGGTTTTGCCTCCAAGATGTCCATATACTTACGAAACTGGTTCCTAATGTTCTCTTCCACAGAGAAGTACTGGGAATCCAGTCTCCCCTTCTTGATCTCACAGTCGATGTCTTCCAGTTGTGTGGAGAGCACG
Proteins encoded:
- the LOC134861486 gene encoding protein rapunzel-like → MNSPLERVVAQKKEAIEAVMDMFEKGAEVLASAVGELFPLCEAAAPVLRLALDNVLSKEVFYVKEQFLTVRNKLDVLSTQLEDIDCEIKKGRLDSQYFSVEENIRNQFRKYMDILEAKPQFREVKTRLFVEHFAKTGGEKNLFVLYDALMGTNSFGESILELVERYVARNRRLLEDFCVRMKELICLGLIALLGHCALTQRQEEEDDKIQEWNSKIQEVETRMKTTIESCIAAFPEQAKLDAKHLLQEKKDDNLQDTTQQLLEFLVKKYDWVSWSVRLINHSGSTYRNWRAGEHFHHVAGQNWFEVLQVNNINLVVSYSTKPQPVPRDCIQQVMEGQGKKGNAPAVVEVLEKQLCGFVVHAVSRHKESAAAWSFPEDCHYWERHKNVAVCVHSE